In the bacterium SCSIO 12741 genome, TACCACTGGTTGGTGCGTGTTTAAGATTTTACCTGGCTAACATGACTAAAAAGGAGAAGGTAGCTTTTGTTGTTCAGAAGCTCAATGAATTGTACCCGGAACCTCCCATTCCACTCGATCATAAGGATTCGTATACCCTGTTAGTAGCCGTGCTGCTTTCAGCTCAGTGCACCGATGCCCGTGTCAATCAGATTACGCCATTGCTTTTTAAGCAAGCCGACAATCCCTACGACATGATCAAACTGAGCGTGGAGGAAATTCGCGAAATCATTCGTCCTTGTGGACTTTCTCCGGCGAAGAGTAAAGCCATTTTTGGTCTGTCTCAAATTTTGATCGATAAGCATGGCGGAGAAGTTCCGGCCAATTTTGAAGACTTGGAAGCGCTACCAGGAGTAGGCCACAAAACCGCATCGGTGGTTATGACTCAAGCTTTTGGTGTTCCTGCCTTTCCAGTAGACACTCATATTCATCGCCTGATGTATCGCTGGGGACTGTCGAATGGAAAATCCGTCGATCAAACCGAGAAAGATGCCAAACGACTATTTCCTAAAGAGAGCTGGAATAAGCTACATCTTCAGATCATTTACTACGGTCGGGAATACAGTCCGGCACGCGGTTTTGACCCACAAAAAAGCCCAATCGACTTAACGATTGGGCGAAAATCTTTGTTTAAGTGATCTAAGATCAGTTCAACATGAAGGCTACTTTTCCAAGGCTTCGTGTGTCTTCCACTTTAAGCGCTTTGGAGTAGTTCAGAATGTTGTTCACTACTTTCTCACTTGGATTCTTTCTTTGGCTTTCCGCTACTTCTGGAAAGTCCGTTTTTTCGTTTTCAATGTTCTGTTGAAGCTTTTCTAAGTTGTTGAGAAACTCTTCCGGAGTATACACGTGATCCATAGGCAGGAGAATAATTTGTTTTTGAGCAAACGCAGCCCATGGAAAGATTATTGTCTAACCCTGATAATTTTTTTTCTTGTGTACGTGTAAAGTGGAGAAGAGTATAGGTTCTCATGAGCAAAAACTTAACTGTTCGTCAGTTGAATGTTTTTGTTTTTAACCAGCTTTCTCAGGTTAATCAAGGCATATCTCATCCTTCCCAAAGCCGTATTAATGCTCACATTGGTTTCTTCTGCGATTTCTTTAAAACTCATTTCACAAAAGATTCTCATGCGTAGAACAGTTCTCTGCTCCTCTGGAAGTAATTCCAAAAGCTTTACGACATCCTTTTGAATTTGGCCATAGATCATTTTCTCTTCCATGTTCTCATCTTCCAAACCCAGGGTATCGAAAATGTCAAACTCTTCGGTACCACGCTGCATAGGCATACGCTTGAGGTTACGGAAATGATCGATGGATAAGTTATGGGCAATTCTCAGTACCCATTGAATGAACTTACCTTCTTCATTGTACCGACCGTTTTTCAAAGTATTTACCACCTTAATAAAGGTATCTTGAAAAATGTCGTTAGCAATAAATTCGTCCTTAACTATTAAGTGAATGTAAGAATAGACGCGCTCCTGGTGTTTCTTGATTAATTTTTCGAGAGCGGCCTCTTTTCCTTCGAGGTATTCCCGGACCAAAATCCGGTCGTCCAAATGGCTGTTCATATTACTCGTATTTAGGTTGCGCCAAAAGCACAACAGGGTTAAACAATAAAAAATGAAAAGAAAAAAACGGGGTTAACTGGTTAGGTTAAAAGCTTAGAAATACGAGTAAAATTTCTGTATAGGCGTATATAATTTTAGTCCGATTTTGAACACCGGATACACAAATATGAAAAATTTTATGAATACCTGCAAATTTTATTTGGGGAAGTTACATTTGTGATCTTAATTCTTTGGCGGCATTGGAAGCATTCGAAACCCTCAGTTCACAAGATCATATTCTCATCAAAGGTGCCCGCGAGCACAACCTTAAAAATATTGATGTAGCTATTCCCCGTAACAAGTTGGTAGTCATTACCGGACTCAGTGGTAGCGGCAAGTCATCCCTGGCATTCGATACCCTGTATGCGGAAGGGCAACGTCGCTATGTAGAAAGTCTTTCATCCTATGCCCGGCAGTTTTTGGGCAAGATTGACAAGCCGGCAGTGGAGTACATCAAAGGAATATCTCCGGCGATAGCTATTGAACAAAAAGTGGCTACTCGCAGTTCGAGATCTACCGTAGGCACCTCTACAGAATTGTATGACTACTTCAAATTACTCTTTGCACGCATAGGTAGAACCTACTCCCCTATTTCAGGAGAAGAAGTTACCCGTGATAGTATTGAGGATGTTCATCAGTTTATCCAAAGTCAGGCTGAAGGCAGTAAAGTAATGCTCACCTCTCCCATTCATCTGCGGGAAAAGGAAAACCTGGAAGGAAAACTGAAAATGCTCCTTCAGCAAGGTTTTACTCGGGTAATGATTGATGGGGCTATCGTGGCCATTGAAGATGTTAATGCCGCAGAACACAAACTGGAAGACATTACTCTACTTATCGACCGTTTTATCATTCGCAAGGACGATGAAGAAAATAGTAGTCGAATTTCAGACTCCGTTGAAATAGCCTATTACGAGGGCAATAAGGAATGCCTGGTTACCGTATTCGGTGAATCTGGCCCCGTAACCCACCGATTTAATTATCGCTTCGAAAAGGACGGAATGAGCTTTGAAGTGCCAAGCGACCATTTCTTTTCTTTCAACAATCCTGTTGGCGCTTGTAAACGTTGCGAAGGATTAGGAAGCATTATTGGTATCGATCCTGATTTGGTGATTCCCGATAAGTCTTTGTCGGTATACGAGGGAGCCATTGTAGCCTGGAAGGGTGAGAAAATGGGGCTTTGGAAAAAGAAATTGGTCACAGCTGCCCATCACTTTGATTTTCCCGTTCACAAGCCGGTTAACGAATTAAGTAAGGATGAAGTAGAGCTCCTTTGGACCGGCAACAAGCATTTTAAGGGATTGAATGCCTTTTTTAAAATGCTGGAAGAAAACGCCTATAAAATCCAATACCGGGTTATGCTGTCCCGCTATCGCGGAAAAACAACCTGCCCCGATTGTCAGGGCACCCGATTGCGCAAGGATGCCAATTTTGTGAAGATCCAGGGAAAGTCAATTACCGATTTGGTTTTAACTCAAATCAAGGATTTACCTGGCTTCTTTGACCAACTGGAACTGAATGAATACGAACAAACCGTTGCCAGAAGAATTCTTCTGGAAATCAGAAACCGTCTTCAATACCTCAATGATGTTGGTTTGGGTTACCTAACCCTGAATCGCCTCTCCTCTTCCCTATCAGGAGGAGAAACTCAGCGTATCAATTTGGCAACCTCTCTGAGTAGCAGCTTGGTGGGTTCCACTTATATATTGGATGAACCCAGTATTGGACTTCACCCTCACGACACCAGTCGATTGATTCGAGTACTTCGCTCCCTTTGTGATTTGGGCAATACCGTTGTGGTGGTTGAGCACGAGGAAGAAGTTATGCGTGCAGCTGATGAGATTATCGATTTAGGTCCCCTTGCCGGAACCTTGGGGGGTAATTTAATTTTTCAGGGCGATCACAGCGCTTTGGAAAAAGAACAGGATAGCCTGACGGCCAAATACCTGACTGGAAGAGAAGTTATCCCCATCCCCGATAAACGAAGAACCTGGAACAAATCCATTAAAGTATCGGGTGCCCGTGAGAATAACCTGAAAGGCATCGATGTTGAATTCCCCTTGGGTGTAATGACTGTTCTCACCGGTGTGAGTGGTTCTGGGAAAAGTTCCTTGGTGAACCAAATCCTGTTCCCGGCCTTAAAAAAGATTCATGGTGGATTCGCCAATGTGACTGGTAAGCATGATGAACTATTGGGTGATATCAAGGCAATAGGGAATGTGGAATACATCAATCAAAATCCGATTGGTAAGTCTTCCCGATCCAATCCGGTAACCTATGTAAAGGCCTACGATGATATCCGTTCCCTATTTGCAGCACAAGAATTGGCCAAGGTTCGTGGATACAAGCCCGCTTATTTTTCCTTCAACGTTGAAGGTGGACGCTGTGAAACGTGTAAGGGCGAAGGAACCATAACGGTAGAAATGCAGTTTATGCCCGACATTCAGCTCAAATGTGAAGCCTGTCAGGGTAAACGATTTACCGAAGAGGTACAGGAAATCAAATACAGGGATCGTTCCATCTCCGATGTATTGGAAATGACCATCGACGATGCTTTGGATTTCTTCTCGGAAACCAAAGGCAAGCAAGAAAAGAAAATTCTGGACAAACTGCGTCCTCTGCAAGATGTTGGTTTGGGTTATGTTACCCTGGGGCAGCCATCAAATACCTTAAGTGGCGGTGAAGCACAGCGGATCAAATTGGCCTCCTTCCTGATTAAAGGAAGGGTTACTGGAGCTAAAGATCGCACCCTATTCATCTTTGACGAACCTACTACCGGATTGCACTTTCACGATATTCGGAAATTACTCATCGCCTTTGAGGCGCTTATTGATCTGGGCCATTCTGTTTTGGTCGTTGAGCATAATCAAGAGGTGATCAAAACTGCCGATTGGGTCGTTGATTTGGGCCCTGAAGGTGGCGACGAAGGAGGCACCCTGGTATTTGCTGGAACTCCTGAAGATCTCATTCAATGCAAAGGATCCTACACGGGTGAAGCCCTTAAAGAAAAACTACCTGCATGAGCAATAAGCTGAGCGAAACATTACAGAATAAGCCATGGTTAGTCTATGTGATACTATCCTCCTTGTTCTGCATTTTGTTTTTTATTTCCCTTTGGGTAAACGATCGATTCTGGCTGAACGATTTCAAAGTCTATTTCGCTGCCGCGCAGGCTTTACAAAACGATGAGCCTGTTTATGGAGTCATTCACACCTTGGGTTCTGGATTCTTTAAGTACGCCCCTGTTTGCTTACTCCCTTTCATTCCCTTTACCTATTTGCCATATGAAGTGGCGGCTACCCTGTTTTTTGTACTTGTTTCATTCGCGGTTATCAGTGTTCCCGTATTTGCTTCGAAATTGTGTAATCGGTATTTTGGATTGAATCCCTGTGCCCTTTGCTGGGTGGTCTTTCTCTTAATTGTAGGAGTTCATCTGGAACGCGAATTACACCTGGGTAACGTAAACCTTATGGTATTGGGGGGCGTGCTTTGGGTGCTTTCTGATTTGCTCAAAGGAAAACAAACAAGAGCCGGTATTGTATTGGGAATCGTACTTCTGTTTAAGCTTCATTTTCTGGTTCTTCTTCCCTTGCTGTTCCTACGCAAAATGTGGAGACCTTTGGGTATTTCTGTAAGTGTATTTGGTATAGGAACCCTGATCCCCATTCTGTATCTCGGTTTTTCAAAAAACACGGAATTGCTGCAGCAATGGGTTCAAACCATCGCTATTCATAACGGCTCGGTAGAGCTTTCTGGCAATACGCTCTACCATTGGTTAGATGTAACAGTAGGTGCATTTTGGCCTGCTTTTCCGTCTCAAATGGTGATTCTTGCCCTGGTAGCCTTGCTCATCCTTTTTTGGGTATTAAAACACCTCAAATCTGAAAAGGGGCGTATTGATTCCAGTTCATCCAACCTAGTGATGGAATGGATGGTTTTGGTTGCACTGATACCTAATTTGGTAATTACGGATACCGAGCATTTCCTTTTGGGTGCACCATTGGTATACACTGGATTGGTACGCATGCGTCGTTTATCCCTGTCTGTTCCTCAGCGAATGTTGATTATCGTAGGATTAATTCTCTACGGCATGAATTGGGGTGATTTATGGGGAGAAACCTCCGTCTGGATTACGGAAAACGGAATGCTTGGCTTAGGAAATGCTCTATTGATCCTGGCTTTTATTTGGATTGGAGAAAATCCCCCCCAAAGCAAAAAGACGGAACCAGCCTTAGTTTAAGGTTGAGCAGGTACCTTTTTGACAATCATCCCCACTTCCATAGCCAGATTAACAACCTCTTCTTCTGCTGCGTGCTCCAGCGTAAAAGTGTAAATACCCGGTTCATCGAATCGGCGATTGCGAACTACCAGGTGGTCACTGTCCCAAATATCGTAGCCTGGTTCTCCGATATAGTCTCCTTTTTCATCCACCAGAAGCAGGTCATACTCCGCCTCGGTTGTGGTTCCTGAAGGTCCCGTTTCAATTGACTTTAATTTTAGCGTACGGTAAGCAAATCCATTGGCATATCGAAATGAGATTGAAAGGTTGTAGGGAACCGAAGTATCTTCGATTTTCACTTTAAACGTACGTGAATCTTCCCTTTTCCACTCAACGTTATCCGAAAGCTCCTGATGCTCTTCATACACCTTATTACTGTCGCATCCAACTAGGGTTACCGTCAGCATAAGCATAAGGTATACAAATGGTTTCATAGGTTCATAAAATACATTTCATCCTAAAAGATGCAACTTTTCCAGCAAATCGAAATCGTCATCTTTCCGAAACGATCATTTTTCTTGTCGAACTTCTTCCATTCACGGTAAGCCGGTAAAAGTAGATTCCGGGCTCCATGTTCCATGCACTCCGCTCCAGCGAGTATATGTGCTTACCGTATCCCAGATTTTCCTGATTGAGCAACTTTCCTTTACTCTTTCCCAAGACATCAAAAATTTCAAGGCTCACGACGGATTCTCCCCGAAGCTTGAAGGATACATAAGAAACATCTACCACAGGGTTTGGATAACTCTGAATCGATTCCAAAGGCACAGCTGATTGATTCTGGGCAATGGACAAATTAGTCCTCCTTGGAGTCACATCGGTCCACACACTCAGGCGACCATTATCCATACGCGACCATATTGGACGAACGATGCCGTCATGTGCCACAATGTTGGTGTAATCTCCAAAAAACACACCCGGAGAAGGAATAAATGAGGATTCGCTGATAACCTCATGTTCAAAGGTATTTCCCCCATCGCTTGAATGAGCTAGCACCACATCGGTCACATTATCCCATTCGCTTTCACGGCTGTAGTAGACAAACCACAATTCACCATTGGTCTGATCCACAGCCATCCAGGTTAAAAATTGATGGGTCTTAACCTGGCTATTGTTCACTTGTATGGGAGGACTCCAGGTTTGACCTCCATTAACCGATCGGGAAAGCCAGATATCGGTGTCATCAGGACCATTTCGTTGATCGGCCCAGTTAACGTAAATGGTTCCTCGATGTGGTCCGGAACTGACGTCACAAGCAGTGACCGGAAGCCCATTACTTCGGTTCAATCCGGGAATGGTAAGATTCCACCCGCCCGGCATGGGATCAATTGCAATTTCATCGTCCAGCCAGGTATCACCTCCATCCAGCGATTTATCAAACACCAATCCAGCTGGACCGGCCCAGGCCACATAAACTTCTCCATTTGGTCCTACGGCGGGAACAGCACCTTCTACGGTGTTATCATCATCGATGCAATCTCCAGCGACCTTATTGATCCGCAACGGCTTGGTCCAACTGGCTCCCAAATCGGTGGACTTGGAAAACAAAATCACCGAACTGTCCGATGGGGAATTGCTTCCATATTCATCAAACCGGGTCCAGGTCATGTAGAGATGATTATTGCTACGATCCACTGCCATCCATTGTTTATCATGCTGGGTTTTCCCACTGGTATCAGGAAAGGTGCCATCGGTCCAATTAGCTCCATCATCATCTGAGCGCTGAATGACGATACGATCAATCCAATGTCCTTGAGGTGGATTGGACAAATGGCTGAAGTAAAATCGTCCAGCCGTATCGACCACGAGCACTGGATCTCCCCACACACCAAAGGATGAGGTAAGAGCATGTTCCGTCCAGGTATATCCGGTATCTGAACTACGGTAGTAGTTATTGAGCACGGTAGCCGCCATCAACACATGAGGACGCTTAGGATCTATCATGATACAGGGCTCCGCCGGAGAATTGGAGTCAGAAATCAAAACATTTTGCCCTTTAACATAGGTGGTTAGGACTATGAGAAATCCAACAATTAACCAGCGAAAGAATAATGTAGCCATGATGAATCACAAATGTATCCAACATTTTGATGAGGGCTAAGTCATTTCATTAAGCTGGTTGGGTGAATGAGCAAAGGGAGTGTTACCAAGGTAAGTGGTTAGATATCAACACTAAAATTGAATCCAATGTAAGGATTGTTCACAGGAGTAAGAAACTCTACTTTCTGTCCCTGGAGGCTCTGTACGTCGGAGTAAAGAGGAACACTCAATTTGTTTCCCAATTGAAATGCAACGATGGTGTTTTTGGGTAGAAAAGGAAGAGGGCCACCTATACGCAGTCCAAATTCCCCATAAACCACCGGGGCAATGGAATGTGTATTCTGTACGGTTGCATCATCACCCGAATAGGTCATTTCATCGCGAACTCCTGCTCCCAAACCCAGGTAGGGGTTAATTTGAAACTCTGGCCGAACTTCCTGCCAGGACAACTCTCCTCCTACGCCCAGTTGAATGTACTGTCCCCTTACGTTCGGATAAACTGGAATTTGCGCTTGACTATAGGCTCCAAAGGCGTGATTAATACTTACATGCAGCGGCAAACTCCATAAATGAGCCACTTGACGTTTGTATTTGTTTAGGTATCCACCCCGATCGAAAAGCATGTTGAATTCCACCGATAAATCTTCCGATTTAAAGTCACCTGGTGCGTTTAGTTTGAGCAGATTAATACCAATTCGCCCCGTAGAAAAAGTGGATGGGAAATAAACATCCCAGGAATACATGAAGAAGGAAATGTCTTGACTAAAACCGAGCCTTATTCCCGTTTCCTGATCTCCCACAGCGCTGGCCGTTGGACTTCCCATCATATCTTGGTTTTGGTAGGCGAGTCGAATTCCAATTCTATCATTCCATGGCCTTCCCAGATAAAAACCAGTTTCAACCAAAAGATGGGAGGCATAATCAGAAACCAGGTAGTAGTCCAAATCGCTTTCCCAGTAATAGGGCAAGTTTCCGTCTGAATTCCATTCTTTCCGGTAAGCGAATCGGGCGCCCAGCAA is a window encoding:
- the uvrA gene encoding excinuclease ABC subunit UvrA, encoding MEAFETLSSQDHILIKGAREHNLKNIDVAIPRNKLVVITGLSGSGKSSLAFDTLYAEGQRRYVESLSSYARQFLGKIDKPAVEYIKGISPAIAIEQKVATRSSRSTVGTSTELYDYFKLLFARIGRTYSPISGEEVTRDSIEDVHQFIQSQAEGSKVMLTSPIHLREKENLEGKLKMLLQQGFTRVMIDGAIVAIEDVNAAEHKLEDITLLIDRFIIRKDDEENSSRISDSVEIAYYEGNKECLVTVFGESGPVTHRFNYRFEKDGMSFEVPSDHFFSFNNPVGACKRCEGLGSIIGIDPDLVIPDKSLSVYEGAIVAWKGEKMGLWKKKLVTAAHHFDFPVHKPVNELSKDEVELLWTGNKHFKGLNAFFKMLEENAYKIQYRVMLSRYRGKTTCPDCQGTRLRKDANFVKIQGKSITDLVLTQIKDLPGFFDQLELNEYEQTVARRILLEIRNRLQYLNDVGLGYLTLNRLSSSLSGGETQRINLATSLSSSLVGSTYILDEPSIGLHPHDTSRLIRVLRSLCDLGNTVVVVEHEEEVMRAADEIIDLGPLAGTLGGNLIFQGDHSALEKEQDSLTAKYLTGREVIPIPDKRRTWNKSIKVSGARENNLKGIDVEFPLGVMTVLTGVSGSGKSSLVNQILFPALKKIHGGFANVTGKHDELLGDIKAIGNVEYINQNPIGKSSRSNPVTYVKAYDDIRSLFAAQELAKVRGYKPAYFSFNVEGGRCETCKGEGTITVEMQFMPDIQLKCEACQGKRFTEEVQEIKYRDRSISDVLEMTIDDALDFFSETKGKQEKKILDKLRPLQDVGLGYVTLGQPSNTLSGGEAQRIKLASFLIKGRVTGAKDRTLFIFDEPTTGLHFHDIRKLLIAFEALIDLGHSVLVVEHNQEVIKTADWVVDLGPEGGDEGGTLVFAGTPEDLIQCKGSYTGEALKEKLPA
- a CDS encoding T9SS type A sorting domain-containing protein; translated protein: MATLFFRWLIVGFLIVLTTYVKGQNVLISDSNSPAEPCIMIDPKRPHVLMAATVLNNYYRSSDTGYTWTEHALTSSFGVWGDPVLVVDTAGRFYFSHLSNPPQGHWIDRIVIQRSDDDGANWTDGTFPDTSGKTQHDKQWMAVDRSNNHLYMTWTRFDEYGSNSPSDSSVILFSKSTDLGASWTKPLRINKVAGDCIDDDNTVEGAVPAVGPNGEVYVAWAGPAGLVFDKSLDGGDTWLDDEIAIDPMPGGWNLTIPGLNRSNGLPVTACDVSSGPHRGTIYVNWADQRNGPDDTDIWLSRSVNGGQTWSPPIQVNNSQVKTHQFLTWMAVDQTNGELWFVYYSRESEWDNVTDVVLAHSSDGGNTFEHEVISESSFIPSPGVFFGDYTNIVAHDGIVRPIWSRMDNGRLSVWTDVTPRRTNLSIAQNQSAVPLESIQSYPNPVVDVSYVSFKLRGESVVSLEIFDVLGKSKGKLLNQENLGYGKHIYSLERSAWNMEPGIYFYRLTVNGRSSTRKMIVSER
- a CDS encoding DUF2029 domain-containing protein, with amino-acid sequence MSNKLSETLQNKPWLVYVILSSLFCILFFISLWVNDRFWLNDFKVYFAAAQALQNDEPVYGVIHTLGSGFFKYAPVCLLPFIPFTYLPYEVAATLFFVLVSFAVISVPVFASKLCNRYFGLNPCALCWVVFLLIVGVHLERELHLGNVNLMVLGGVLWVLSDLLKGKQTRAGIVLGIVLLFKLHFLVLLPLLFLRKMWRPLGISVSVFGIGTLIPILYLGFSKNTELLQQWVQTIAIHNGSVELSGNTLYHWLDVTVGAFWPAFPSQMVILALVALLILFWVLKHLKSEKGRIDSSSSNLVMEWMVLVALIPNLVITDTEHFLLGAPLVYTGLVRMRRLSLSVPQRMLIIVGLILYGMNWGDLWGETSVWITENGMLGLGNALLILAFIWIGENPPQSKKTEPALV
- a CDS encoding sigma-70 family RNA polymerase sigma factor; this encodes MNSHLDDRILVREYLEGKEAALEKLIKKHQERVYSYIHLIVKDEFIANDIFQDTFIKVVNTLKNGRYNEEGKFIQWVLRIAHNLSIDHFRNLKRMPMQRGTEEFDIFDTLGLEDENMEEKMIYGQIQKDVVKLLELLPEEQRTVLRMRIFCEMSFKEIAEETNVSINTALGRMRYALINLRKLVKNKNIQLTNS
- the nth gene encoding endonuclease III encodes the protein MTKKEKVAFVVQKLNELYPEPPIPLDHKDSYTLLVAVLLSAQCTDARVNQITPLLFKQADNPYDMIKLSVEEIREIIRPCGLSPAKSKAIFGLSQILIDKHGGEVPANFEDLEALPGVGHKTASVVMTQAFGVPAFPVDTHIHRLMYRWGLSNGKSVDQTEKDAKRLFPKESWNKLHLQIIYYGREYSPARGFDPQKSPIDLTIGRKSLFK